ACAAAGCATTACTTTTTGGTGAGCTAAACCTAAAGAAGTTAATAAATCACTTGCACAATTTACCATTTTTTCAAAAACTTCATCAGATTGTTCTGGTTTAGTAATTGCAACCATCTCTACTTTATCAAATTGATGTTGTCTAATTAATCCCCTTGTATCTCTTCCAGCACTTCCAGCTTCTTTTCTAAAGCAAGGAGTATAAGATGTAAGTAACATTGGTAATTCATCTGATGATAATATTTCATCATTATATAGATTAGTTAAACTAACTTCAGCTGTTGGAATTAAATATAAATCTTCTCCATCAATTTTAAATAAATCATCTTCAAATTTTGGTAATTGACCTGTACCTTGTAATGTATTAGAGTTTGCCATAAATGGAACATACCACTCTTCAAAACCTCTTTGTCTATTGAAGTCAAGCATATAGTTAATTAATGCTCTTTCAAGTCTTGCTGCTGTTCCTCTCATTGCTGAGAATCTAGATTTTGCAAGTTTTACACCTCTTTCAAAATCTAACCAACCATTTTGTTCACCTAAATCCCAATGCTCTTTTGGTTCAAAAGAAAATTGTGGTTTCTCACCAACTGTTGCAATAACAACATTTTCTTCTTCATCTTGTCCATTTGGAACTTCTTCATCTGGTAAATTAGGAATTGATAATGCAATTGAAGTTAATTCATCTTCTAATTGTCTAACTTCTTCTTCTAAAACTTGTTTTTTATTTTTTAATTCATTGATATTTGCTTGTAAAGGAGCAATATCAAGTCCTTCTTTTTTGTATCTTCCAAACTCTTTAGATAATTTATTTTGTTCAGCTGTAACATCTTCCATTTGTTGTCTTTTCTCTTTTGCTTGTTCAGAGATAGCTTTTAAATTATCTAAAGTTTTTTGTTCTACTTTTTTTCTAAGTAGTGCATTTGCAGTTGCTTCAAAATCTTTTTGTAATGCTTTTATATCAATCATAATTAATCTTTCACCATTAAATTTTTCGCAATTATATCTAAATTTTACTTTACCCTATTTTTGGTTGTCATGTTTAGTGCATTTTTAAGTCTTTACTCAATATTAAATGATTATAATTCTCAAAATTAAATCAAGGGTTATATTTGTTGGATTTCATAATAAAAAAATATGCACAACTTTCAATTCCTGAAGAAAGTGGTAAGAAAATTGGTCTTTTTAGAACAATATGTTCTATTTTTGGAGGATTAATTGTAGCTTATTTAAGTATGTGTTTACTTGTATTTATTATTCCAGGAACTCCAGGAGAATCTATTATTATTCCATTGATGTTTAATACATTTGCTTGGGCAATAACTGCACTTTGGATAAGCCTTTCAGAATCTAAGTTAATTGCTTTAAAAAGAGTGATTTTTCCAACTATTTTATTATCAATACTAATATCATTTTTTTTAATAGGAAACTAATATGCAAGATTATTCATCAAAACTATTTAAACAAAGACTTCAAAGAGTTCATATAATCGTTGGAGTTTGCGCATCTATTTTTATGTATATTGCAGTGTTTTTTGGAATATTTGCTATTTTATTACCATATATTCAAACATGGGAAAAACCATCAAGACATTTTGAAGTTGCAAATATTAAAAATATAGATTACTCTTCTATGATTGACCCTATTATTTCAGATGCTGATTTTCCTAAAAATAATATAGTTATTACTCTACCTGGATATCACAATGACCCTGCTTTAAAAATTTCACACCAATTTGTAGAACCAATTGTATTTAATCCAAATACAAAAAAGCAAATAAAAGATGAAGAGGATATTTCAGAACTTGCATGGTTTTTAAATAGTATGCATTATGGAAGACCTTTGAAAACTTTTGGATATTTGCTTTTTGGATTTGTTGCTGTAAGTGTTATGTTTTTAATAATTGGAGGTTTGATTCAAGTTAGTATCATAAAATACAAAAATAAAGGTAAAAATCAACAAAGTAAATTTTCAAAATGGCATAGAAAAATTTTCACGTGGCTTTTTGCACCTTTTATTATCGTTACTCTTACAGGAGCGATGATGAATATAGGTTATACTGGTTCTTCACTTATGACATATATTACATCAAAAGGTGAAACTTCAAATATTGGTGTACTTTTAGCTCCTGTTTTAGAGCCTGAAAAAAAACCAATTGTAAGAAAAAATGATAATGTAGAAATGCTTAAAATAAATGAACTTATAAAAAAAGCACAAAAGATAAACCCTAATATAAATTTTGAGAAGATTGTTTTAATAAATTGGAAAGACTCTAGTGCAAGAGTAGAACTAAGTGGATACAACCCTAAACTTCCATTTTTAAATGGAGTCTTTAATAAACCTACTGTGATTTTAAGTGGTGTTGATGGAAAACTTATTCAAAATATAAAAGTATTAGATAAACACTGGTCTGTTTTATTCACAGATAGTATGTACTTTTTACATCTTCTTTTTGGTGTAGATATATTTATTAGATTATTAATTGCAATAATAATGGGAATTTGTGCAGTTGCAATTGGATTTGGTGTTATGCTATTTTTAGAGAAAAAAGCCAAAAAATTTGAAAATAAAACTACTTTTTATCATTGGTATGGAAAATTATGCCTTGCAAGTATGATTGGAGTTATTCCTGCAACTGGTTTTATATTTTTACTTCAATGGCTTCTTCCTTTTGATTTAGAAAATAGACTTATTATTCAAAAAGGACTATTTTTTATATCTTGGATAGCTACATTTACATATGCTTTTTATGAAACAAACTCTTATAAAACAGCTAAAAACTTTTTTTATTTAGCTTCAATACTATTTTTAATAACACCAATTGTTCACTTTATATCAAGTGGATATTGGCCAATTGATTTGATAAATAATAGTATGAATATTATTTTATGTGTTGATATTGCACTATTTTTATTTGGATTGGCTCTTTTTATTTTAGCAGTTAAACTTCCTAAAAATAGAGCAAATGCCAAAAAATTTTTTAATGCAAAAGTATAAAGGAAAAAAATGAACTTTTTAAAAACATTAATGTTTATAGCTTTTATAACTATAAATTTATCTGCTCATGAGTTATTAGTTGATATTGTAAATAATAAAAATAATACAATCACAGTAAAAGCACAATTTGATACAAAACAAAAAGCATCAGAAGCAATGCTTAAAGTTGAATCACTAGTATCAGGAGAACTACTATATAAAAAAAGATTACCTTATGAGAGCCAATTAACTATAAAGATTCCAAAAGAGCAGTATCAAATTGTAATAGATGCAGGAGAAGAACAAATAGTAAAAGAAGGTATTGCTCCAAATGAAGGTTTTAGTAAATTTGCTACAAAAGAGGTTTTAGAAAAACTATCAAAAAATAAAGAAGACCATGAGGATTTAAGTAATACTCTTATCATCTTTTTATTTATAGGTTTTATTCTTATTCTTTTAGCTATATATTTTAGTGCAAAAAATACAAATAGAATTATCAAAGAATTAAAGGATATATAATTTTATAATAACAATTATCAATATTAAGTATTTATTGGTTAAAATTTTTTCATGAGTTTAAATGAATTTAAAAATATGAAGCTATTATATGTGGAAGATGAAGTAAATATAAGAAAATATGCTATGTCATACTTTAATAGACTTTTTAATAAAACATATGAAGCTTCAAATGCATTAGATGCTTATGAAATATTTCTAGAGCATAAACCACAAATTATTGTAACAGATATAAAGATGTCAAAAACTTCTGGTTTAGAGTTTATAAAAAAAGTAAGAGAGATTGATAATAAGTGCCAAATTATTGTACTTTCTGCTTTTTTAGATACAAAATATTTACTTGATGCTATTAGTTTAAATCTTGTAAAATATCTAACTAAACCAATTAAGCATGATGAATTATATCTTGCACTATGTGATTGTGCAAAAAATATTATAAACCAAAATAAAAAATTAGTTTATTTCTCAAATGATTCATATTTTGACTATATCAATAAAAATCTATATTTAAAGAATGTCCAACAAAAAATCACACCAAAAGAGCTTAGTTTTCTTGAATTACTAATTGAGAATAAAAATAGAACTATTAGTTATCAAGAGATTGAAAACTATATTTGGTATGACTCAATTATGAGTGATAATGCTTTAAGACTTCTTGTAAAAAAATTAAGAAAAAAACTTCCAGATAATACTTTAGAAAATATTGCAAGAACTGGATATAAGATTAATTTATACGATAATCAATGAGAATACTCTTACTTACCATTTTATTTTTATTATCTTTAGATGCAAAAGATTTACTAATAAAAAATAGATTTATAAAAATAGATGATGACAAAATATTCAATCAATTAAAAGATTTTGATTTTGAAAAACAAAAACTAAAAAAAGCAACAATAAAAATAACTCTTGATAAAGAACTTTTAAAAAATAAAGAGTTTTATCTTAAAATAATTTGTGATTCAAAAAATATAAAAAATACAAATATAAAATATAAAAATTTTTCTGATTTTATAATAATAAAAGTAGACAAATCTTCTTCTAAAAATATCTTTTTGACATTTGAATATCCTAAAAAACAACAACTTAAATTTGCACTAATAAGATATAACAGTTTTGAATATAAATATCTACAAAAAAAAGAGAATCTTCTTTATGGATTAGCATATGGAATAATATTTTGTGCTTTTTTATATAATTTTGCAATATTTTTATATACAAAGCAAAAATCTTTTTTGTATTACTCTTTGATGCAATTTTGTCTTATTTTTATTCTTTATTATGCTGTACTTCTTGTAGAACAATCTTATATAAATAACACTCAACAAATCTTAACAGATTTTTTTGAAACCTTTTGTATTTTGATGATGATTCTATTTTCAAAAGAGATTTTAAATAGTAAAAAAAATATAAAATATATAGATAAATTACTTAATATATTAGTATATTTAAGTCTAATAGATTTACTTATAATTTTAATGTATGGATACTCACAACTATATAACTATATTCCTCGCTCTGTAATTGTTTTTACACTAGTTTTTGCTGGTTTTGTATGTATGATAAAAGGACAAAAAGTTGCAATTTTCTATTTTCTTGGTTGGTTAGTTGTATTTATATGTCTAACAATGATGGAACATGATACTTTTTATATAAATAATTTATATATTATTCATATTGGACTTCCTTTAGAATCAGTTATATTAAGTTTTGCACTAGCATATAAATTAAAATTAAGTAGTGATGAGAAAAGACAAAAAGACAATATGCTAATACAACAAAGTAAATTAGCCTCAATGGGTGAGATGTTAAATAATATTGCCCATCAATGGAGACAACCTTTGACAAATCTATCTTTTATAAATATGGATTTAAAAATGGCAATAAAAAGTGATGATATTAATACAGACTACTTAAATGAAATTGTAAAAGACTCAACAAAACAGATAAATTTTATGTCTGAAACCCTTGATAATTTTAAAGGTTTTTATCAACCAAGTAGAAAAAAAGAGAGTTTTTTTATAAGTGAAACTATCTACTCTTGTATAAATACTATAGAAAATAGTCTATTACAAGAAAAAATAAATTTAGATATTCAAATCATAAAAGATAAAAGAATAACTGCTTATAAAAATGAATTGATTCAAGTACTTTTAAATCTAATTACAAACTCAAAAGATGTCATAAAACAAAGAGAAATTTCATCTGCTGAAATTATTATTAAATTAAACATAGATGAAAAGAATAATTGTATTTTAGAAATTATTGATAATGCAGGTGGCATAGATAAAAAGATAATAAATAAGATTTTTGAGCCATATTTTACTACAAAGAATGAAGGTAGTGGGATTGGATTGTATATGAGTAAAGTAATTATTCAATCTCATTTTAAAGGAGAAATAACTGTACAAAACAACTTAAAAGGTGCTCATTTTAAAATAGTAATATAAAAATAAGAAAGGACACTACTTTTTTATATACTTCTTCAAATAATATCAATAGTGATTATTAGTATATTAAAAACACAAGGGAATTTATGAGGAAAAACACTTATAAAAATCTATTTATTACTACACTTGTTAGTGTTTGTACAGCAAATAGTATCTATGCAAAAGAGAATCAAAATTTAGGTGATGTAATAATTCAAGGAAGTAAATTAGAAAGAAGTTTACAAGAGACTACTTCTAGTATTCAAGTTTTTAATGATGTTGATTTTTTAAATAGCAGTAGTTTAAATGATATGTATGATATTTTTGAGCAAACATCAAATATTAATCGTTCTGGTAAATATGGTTTTAATATAAGAGGAATTAGTACAGTTGGTATTGCTGGAACTTATATGGGTCCTAGAACAATTGATGTGTCAATTGATGGTGTTTCTCAAGGCTCAAATGCTTCAAAACAAGGAGCAATATCAACATGGGATATGCAACAAGTTGAAGTAATAAAAGGCCCACAATCAACAACTCAAGGAAGAAATGCTTTAGCAGGAGCAGTGGTACTTAAAACTAAAGACCCTGAATTTATTCCAAATGGTGCAGTTCAACTTGATTATGCAACTCATAATAATAGACAGTTCTCTGTTATGCAAACAGGACCAATTACTGATAACTTAGCATTTAGATTATCTGTTGACCACAAGTACTCAGGAGGTTTTGTAACTAATAGTGATATTAGAGGTGATAAATTTAATGAAAGTAAAATTACAAATGTAAGAGGAAAATTACTATATAAATTTGATAATGATGCAACAGTTTTATTAAATTTGAGTAGATTAAATTATGATGATTCTGGTAATACAAATGTTACAAAAGATAGAAAAAGTTTATGGAATACAGATGGTCACTATAATACTGATGCAATTTCACACTCTATTGAAGTAAACTATCCAATAAATGAAAACTGGTCAATGAAATCAATTACAAGTTTTACAGATGAAACTTTAGATAGATTAAGTGACTTTGATAAACTTGATGGAAATGCACTTGCTAATATGGATAGAAGAAACAAAAGTTTTAATCAAGAGATAAGATTTAACTACAAAGGAGAAAACTCTAAAAGTGTAATTGGTCTTTATCACTCACAAGGAAAAGGTGTAGATGATAGAAAAGTTACAGATTTAAATGGTACTTCTACATTTGGGGTTCCTGGACTTTTATTAAGCTACCAACAAGACTTGGAAGAAAAGTTTAAAAATAGTGCTATTTATTTTAATACAGATTACTACTTAACTGACAATTTAACTTTACTTTTAGGAGCTAGACTTGACAGAGATACAAGGGAAAATAGTAGTGATATAGATGCACAAAGAACAACTAACTTAGGAGCACTTAATCCTATTATTGATTCTAGATTAGCCTCACTTGCAAGTGGAGATATAGAAGCTAAAAAAAATAGTACTAATTTCTTACCAAAAATTGGTTTCAATTATAAATGGAATGATAATATTCACACAGGATTTGTTTACTCTAAAGGTTATAGACCAGGAGGAATGTCTGTAAATCCAATAAGTGCAGCGGCAAAGGATTATGAAGCAGAATTTACAAATAATTATGAACTATCTTTTAAATCATTATGGTTAGATAAAAGATTGTCTTTAAATGCAAATATTTTTTATACTACGTGGAAAGACCAACAAGTATCAGAACAAGGTAACTCAAGTAGCCCTTTTGATATAAATGTAGTAAATGCTGGAAAATCTACACTAAAAGGTATAGAACTTGATTCAAAATATCAACTAAATGATGAGATAGATTTATATGGAAATGTAGGTTATTTAAAAGCTACATATAAAGAATATGAAGATGGAACAAATGATTATAAAGGAAATGAGTTAATAAAAAGCCCAAATATCACAGCTAATATTGGTGCAAATTATAGAAATTCAAGTGGCTACTTTATAGGAGGAAACATAAACTATATTGGCTCACAATATGCAGACAGTGCAAACGAAAGAAAAATAGATTCATATTATGTTACAAATATAAAAACAGGATATGAAAAAGATGACTGGGCTTTATACGTTTATGCAAATAACTTATTTGATAAAAATTATGAAATAAATAACTATGGTTCAGGTGAATATGAGATGGGAGACCAAAGAGTTGTAGGTGTAAACTTTAGATATTATTGGTAATATCTAAAGTTAAACGACTACATTAAAACAAGCACCATTTGGGATATTTTCTACTGAAATATCTCCTTTGAAATGAGAGTTAATTATAGTTTTAGACATATAAAGCCCTATTCCACTTCCACTATCTTTTGTAGTAAAATATGGCTCAAAAACTTTATTAATTATCTTCTCATTTATTCCACCAGCATTATCACAAACTTTAGTAATACTTTTTGAATCTTTCATATTTATACAAATATCTATTTTTGCATCTTTTATATTTTTTTGAATTAATTCATCTTTTGCATTTGTAATTAGATTTAAAATTACTTGAGAATACTCATTTTCATATGAATAGACTTTTTTATCTTTTATAATTTCTACACTAATTTCTATTTTATAAATATCAAGTAAAGGCTTCATTATTGCGACTGCTTTTTTTACACCATCACTTATTAAAAAATATTGTTTTGCTTTGTTTGTCTTATAAAAATTACTAAAGCTATTTATTGTGTTTGACATAAAATCTATTTGCTCGTTTGATTCTTTTACTTTTTCTTCTACATATTTTGAATCTAATTCATTTAATTGTGCAGCAACTTGCAAATTCATATTT
This DNA window, taken from Arcobacter sp. CECT 8986, encodes the following:
- the serS gene encoding serine--tRNA ligase, with protein sequence MIDIKALQKDFEATANALLRKKVEQKTLDNLKAISEQAKEKRQQMEDVTAEQNKLSKEFGRYKKEGLDIAPLQANINELKNKKQVLEEEVRQLEDELTSIALSIPNLPDEEVPNGQDEEENVVIATVGEKPQFSFEPKEHWDLGEQNGWLDFERGVKLAKSRFSAMRGTAARLERALINYMLDFNRQRGFEEWYVPFMANSNTLQGTGQLPKFEDDLFKIDGEDLYLIPTAEVSLTNLYNDEILSSDELPMLLTSYTPCFRKEAGSAGRDTRGLIRQHQFDKVEMVAITKPEQSDEVFEKMVNCASDLLTSLGLAHQKVMLCTGDLGFSAAKTIDLEVWLPGQNKYREISSISNTREFQSRRAKIRYKDGKKNILTHTLNGSSLAVGRTLVAIMENYQQEDGTIKIPTVLEKYM
- a CDS encoding PepSY-associated TM helix domain-containing protein; the encoded protein is MQDYSSKLFKQRLQRVHIIVGVCASIFMYIAVFFGIFAILLPYIQTWEKPSRHFEVANIKNIDYSSMIDPIISDADFPKNNIVITLPGYHNDPALKISHQFVEPIVFNPNTKKQIKDEEDISELAWFLNSMHYGRPLKTFGYLLFGFVAVSVMFLIIGGLIQVSIIKYKNKGKNQQSKFSKWHRKIFTWLFAPFIIVTLTGAMMNIGYTGSSLMTYITSKGETSNIGVLLAPVLEPEKKPIVRKNDNVEMLKINELIKKAQKINPNINFEKIVLINWKDSSARVELSGYNPKLPFLNGVFNKPTVILSGVDGKLIQNIKVLDKHWSVLFTDSMYFLHLLFGVDIFIRLLIAIIMGICAVAIGFGVMLFLEKKAKKFENKTTFYHWYGKLCLASMIGVIPATGFIFLLQWLLPFDLENRLIIQKGLFFISWIATFTYAFYETNSYKTAKNFFYLASILFLITPIVHFISSGYWPIDLINNSMNIILCVDIALFLFGLALFILAVKLPKNRANAKKFFNAKV
- a CDS encoding response regulator gives rise to the protein MSLNEFKNMKLLYVEDEVNIRKYAMSYFNRLFNKTYEASNALDAYEIFLEHKPQIIVTDIKMSKTSGLEFIKKVREIDNKCQIIVLSAFLDTKYLLDAISLNLVKYLTKPIKHDELYLALCDCAKNIINQNKKLVYFSNDSYFDYINKNLYLKNVQQKITPKELSFLELLIENKNRTISYQEIENYIWYDSIMSDNALRLLVKKLRKKLPDNTLENIARTGYKINLYDNQ
- a CDS encoding sensor histidine kinase; protein product: MRILLLTILFLLSLDAKDLLIKNRFIKIDDDKIFNQLKDFDFEKQKLKKATIKITLDKELLKNKEFYLKIICDSKNIKNTNIKYKNFSDFIIIKVDKSSSKNIFLTFEYPKKQQLKFALIRYNSFEYKYLQKKENLLYGLAYGIIFCAFLYNFAIFLYTKQKSFLYYSLMQFCLIFILYYAVLLVEQSYINNTQQILTDFFETFCILMMILFSKEILNSKKNIKYIDKLLNILVYLSLIDLLIILMYGYSQLYNYIPRSVIVFTLVFAGFVCMIKGQKVAIFYFLGWLVVFICLTMMEHDTFYINNLYIIHIGLPLESVILSFALAYKLKLSSDEKRQKDNMLIQQSKLASMGEMLNNIAHQWRQPLTNLSFINMDLKMAIKSDDINTDYLNEIVKDSTKQINFMSETLDNFKGFYQPSRKKESFFISETIYSCINTIENSLLQEKINLDIQIIKDKRITAYKNELIQVLLNLITNSKDVIKQREISSAEIIIKLNIDEKNNCILEIIDNAGGIDKKIINKIFEPYFTTKNEGSGIGLYMSKVIIQSHFKGEITVQNNLKGAHFKIVI
- a CDS encoding TonB-dependent receptor, translated to MRKNTYKNLFITTLVSVCTANSIYAKENQNLGDVIIQGSKLERSLQETTSSIQVFNDVDFLNSSSLNDMYDIFEQTSNINRSGKYGFNIRGISTVGIAGTYMGPRTIDVSIDGVSQGSNASKQGAISTWDMQQVEVIKGPQSTTQGRNALAGAVVLKTKDPEFIPNGAVQLDYATHNNRQFSVMQTGPITDNLAFRLSVDHKYSGGFVTNSDIRGDKFNESKITNVRGKLLYKFDNDATVLLNLSRLNYDDSGNTNVTKDRKSLWNTDGHYNTDAISHSIEVNYPINENWSMKSITSFTDETLDRLSDFDKLDGNALANMDRRNKSFNQEIRFNYKGENSKSVIGLYHSQGKGVDDRKVTDLNGTSTFGVPGLLLSYQQDLEEKFKNSAIYFNTDYYLTDNLTLLLGARLDRDTRENSSDIDAQRTTNLGALNPIIDSRLASLASGDIEAKKNSTNFLPKIGFNYKWNDNIHTGFVYSKGYRPGGMSVNPISAAAKDYEAEFTNNYELSFKSLWLDKRLSLNANIFYTTWKDQQVSEQGNSSSPFDINVVNAGKSTLKGIELDSKYQLNDEIDLYGNVGYLKATYKEYEDGTNDYKGNELIKSPNITANIGANYRNSSGYFIGGNINYIGSQYADSANERKIDSYYVTNIKTGYEKDDWALYVYANNLFDKNYEINNYGSGEYEMGDQRVVGVNFRYYW